From a single Plasmodium yoelii strain 17X genome assembly, chromosome: 9 genomic region:
- a CDS encoding CRAL/TRIO domain-containing protein, putative: MPETGNNKYLTEKVLGYTPTKDEIKYYHKTGEKSIRYIFCNQELDEFEKEKVQGLKNYINNAIIKETELAKDSKSSYPQRTYDDIFKNTVFSDDNYVLRFLQGNEFVYDKCYVDMLRHLKWRDENLPVNREDIKDIINNGYIYVHGRDKNMHPIIVINCKRFITVNTKDVLKVAYYWLEFIISNLFVEGKVEQWRVIIDLSSCNVLNIPITTLKEISQSLSCNYRSRLSKMLVLSAPFFISGMWHMLKSIIPYNTQKKISITSSEIDKKLLEQVDPDQLEKKFGGTCENTTIFSEPTLP, translated from the exons atgcCAGAAACTGGaaacaataaatatttaactGAAAAAGTCTTAGGATATACCCCAACTaaagatgaaataaaatat TATCATAAAACTGGGGAAAAATCTataagatatatattttgcaatCAAGAGTTAGACGAatttgaaaaagaaaaagttcaaggattaaaaaattatataaataatgcaATTATTAAAGAAACAGAATTGGCCAAAGATTCTAAATCTTCATATCCTCAACGCACATATgatgatatatttaaaaacacCGTTTTTAGTGATGATAATTATGTGCTACGATTTTTGCAAGG GAACGAATTTGTTTATGATAAATGCTACGTTGACATGCTCAGACATTTAAAGTGGAGAGATGAAAATCTTCCAGTAAATCGGGAAGATATTAAGGATATTATA AACAACGGATATATTTATGTTCATGGAagagataaaaatatgcatccAATTATTGTCATCAATTGCAAACGCTTCATTACAGTTAACACG AAAGACGTTTTAAAGGTTGCTTATTACTGGCTGG aatttattatatcaaaTTTATTTGTTGAGGGAAAGGTAGAACAATGGCGAGTTATCATAGATTTATCATCATGCaatgttttaaatattcctATAACAACATTAAAGGAGATATCTCAAAGTTTAAGC tgTAATTATAGGTCAAGATTGTCGAAAATGCTTGTTTTGAGTGCACCTTTCTTTATATCCGGAATGTGGCATATGCTTAAATCTATCATACCC tacaatacccaaaaaaaaatttctaTCACCTCTTCAGAAATTGAT aaaaaattgCTCGAACAAGTTGACCCAGATCAGTTAGAGA AAAAATTTGGAGGAACATGTGAGAATACAACAATTTTTTCAGAACCAACTCTTCCATAA
- a CDS encoding protein disulfide-isomerase, putative: protein MINIFFVYIFLYFFVCNINAKYFYPQNEILKVTSNNIQSVFELNEYWVIKFYAPQCVHCKRIWNKIINLRYDIQNENKKKVYFGEVNCEDTNGQSICDKYKVSNVPQLKLFKGNELISTFSNDINNEPILKKWLYYATTPIFHGIYSEEELNNYKTNNSLFLTCSENLNDNLIKVAKLYFEENYFLNIKNQELCTKLNIKNDSLYVQGVHDNFISNINKMNFEELKHFVNKNRFPLVSKIDHHNFFSIRSSGNNLILLLIDFQNDPNKYISQFTQFAKRYINLKEYIFSYIDGKYYEENLELYGVDSNKFPQIIVFSKNPREYYFEDYFDIDHIQNIIEDIENKRIKPKVEEFTKMKILMTKIKKQINYIIDKSFRTDVKSFIGFVCSLIMIIFTLVLVFHSIYSFVNKSESQYKIDAKKKKK, encoded by the exons atgataaatatattttttgtttatatatttttatatttttttgtgtgtaatattaatgcaaaatatttttatccccaaaatgaaatattaaaagTTACCTCCAATAATATCCAAAGTGTATTTGAATTAAATGAATATTGGGTTATCAAATt CTATGCACCTCAGTGTGTACATTGCAAACGTATTTGGAATAAAATCATAAATTTAAGATATGATattcaaaatgaaaataaaaaaaaagtttattTTGGGGAA GTAAATTGTGAAGATACAAATGGACAATCTATAtgtgataaatataaagtttCAAATGTGCCTCaattaaaatt ATTTAAAGGAAACGAATTAATCTCAACTTTTtcaaatgatataaataacgaaccgattttaaaaaaatggcTATATTATGCAACGAC TCCAATATTTCATGGTATATATTCTGAAGAGGAACTAAACAACTACAAAACAAACAACAGTTTATTTCTGACCTGTTCAGAAAATTTAAAT gaCAATTTAATTAAGGTCGCTAAACTATATTTCGAAGAAAACTATTTTCTCAACATTAAGAATCaa GAATTATGCACCaagttaaatataaaaaatgacaGTTTATATGTTCAGGGTGTAcatgataattttatttcgaatattaataaaatg AATTTTGAAGAGTTAAAacattttgttaataaaaatagattTCCCTTAGTAAGCAAAATAGATcaccataatttttttagcaTAAGAAGTAGCG GAAATAATTTGATATTACTTTTAATTGATTTCCAAAATGAcccaaataaatatatttctcaaTTTACACAATTTGCTAAAAG gtaTATAAATTTGAAGGAATACATATTTTCCTATATAGACGGAAAATACTATGAAGAG aaccTAGAATTGTATGGAGTTGATTCAAATAAATTTCCTCAAATAATTGTATTTAGCAAGAACCCTCGT GAATATTATTTTGAGGACTATTTTGATATTGACCATATACAAAACATAATTG AGGACATAGAAAACAAAAGAATAAAACCTAAAGTGGAGGAATTCActaaaatgaaaat ACTCATGACAAAAATCaagaaacaaataaattatattatcgATAAATCATTTCGAACAGATGTAAAATCTTTTATAGGATTTGTATGTTCACTTATTATG ATAATATTTACACTGGTTCTCGTATTTCATTCAATTTATTCTTTTGTGAATAAATCAGAATCACAATATAAAATagatgcaaaaaaaaaaaaaaaatag
- a CDS encoding methyltransferase — MKKHKTPCKKFYRQRAHCNPLSDSYIKYPLNYKYVNWGIHYPFYFSDLENEDKNERKNEDKNEGKNEGINEGINEGINEGEQVAKVEKDTMQGSETVQCGETVQCGETVQGSETVQCGETVQCGETVQCGETVQCGETVQCGETVQCGETVQCGETVQCGETVQCGETVQCGENNADADQLFLNTNKYPICYENRIQIKPNNFEVNFLDIGCGYGGLLFELSKAFDNKLILGLEIRDKITNYVGEKINTYRKNNFPNYNNIAVIRTNAMKFLPNYIKKNQIEKMFFCFPDPHFKKPNWRRRIITIENLSLYYHLLQKNGLIYFITDVFTLYLWVRFCFNKYQKFKILSEEEYKNDICIKLIHETSEESKRVKTQNKNMYFCVAQKI; from the coding sequence atgaaaaaacataaaacCCCATGTAAAAAATTCTATCGCCAAAGGGCACACTGTAACCCACTTTCAGAtagttatataaaatatccgttaaattataaatatgtgaaTTGGGGAATACATTATCCATTCTATTTTAGCGATttagaaaatgaagataaaaatgagaggaaaaatgaagataaaaatgaggGAAAAAATGAAGGCATAAATGAGGGCATAAATGAGGGAATAAATGAGGGGGAACAAGTTGCCAAAGTAGAAAAGGATACCATGCAAGGTAGCGAAACTGTGCAATGTGGCGAAACTGTGCAATGTGGCGAAACTGTGCAAGGTAGCGAAACTGTGCAATGTGGCGAAACTGTGCAATGTGGCGAAACTGTGCAATGTGGCGAAACTGTGCAATGTGGCGAAACTGTGCAATGTGGCGAAACTGTGCAATGTGGCGAAACTGTGCAATGTGGCGAAACTGTGCAATGTGGCGAAACTGTGCAATGTGGCGAAACTGTGCAATGTGGCGAAAATAATGCGGATGCAGATCAACTATTTTTAAACACAAATAAATATCCAATATGCTATGAAAATAGAATCCAAATTAAGCCAAATAATTTTGAAGTAAATTTTTTAGATATAGGATGTGGTTATGGAGGGCTACTTTTTGAATTAAGCAAAGCTTTTGATAATAAACTAATATTAGGTTTAGAAATAAGAGATAAAATAACTAATTATGTTggagaaaaaattaatacttatcgaaaaaacaatttcccaaattataataacataGCAGTTATAAGAACAAATGCAATGAAATTTCTAcctaattatattaaaaaaaatcaaattgaaaaaatgtttttttgttttccTGATccacattttaaaaaaccaAATTGGAGGAGAAGAATAATAACTATAGAaaatttatcattatattatcatctattacaaaaaaatggattaatatattttataactgATGTTTTTACTTTATATTTATGGGTTCGATTCTGCTTTAAcaaatatcaaaaatttaaaatactTTCTGaagaagaatataaaaatgatatttgtataaaattgATACATGAAACATCAGAAGAATCAAAACGGGTTAaaacacaaaataaaaatatgtatttttgTGTTGCACAAAAAATCTAA
- a CDS encoding deoxyuridine 5'-triphosphate nucleotidohydrolase, putative: MHLKIMCLSDEVREMYKNHKTHHEGDSGFDVFIIKDEILKPKTTTFVKLGIKATALQYKCNYYYKSDKNDSNNKKTIENNKEPEIVNTSFLLFPRSSISKTPLRLANSIGLIDAGYRGEIILALDNTSDQEYTIKKNDKLAQIVSFTGEPLSFELVTELDETSRGEGGFGSTSNK, encoded by the coding sequence AtgcatttaaaaattatgtgCTTAAGTGATGAGGTTCGGGAAATGTATAAGAATCATAAAACCCATCATGAGGGAGATAGTGGATTTGATGTGTTTATTATAAAGGATGAAATATTAAAACCTAAAACAACAACTTTTGTTAAACTTGGTATAAAAGCAACAGCATTGCAATATAAatgtaattattattataaatctgataaaaatgattctaataataaaaaaacaatagaaaataataaagaaccAGAAATTGTAAATACaagttttttattatttccacGAAGTAGTATATCAAAAACACCATTACGACTAGCCAATTCTATAGGATTAATAGATGCTGGATATAGAGGTGAAATTATATTAGCTCTTGATAATACAAGTGATCAAGAatatacaattaaaaaaaatgataaattagCACAAATTGTATCTTTTACTGGTGAACCTTTATCTTTTGAATTAGTCACAGAATTAGATGAGACATCAAGGGGAGAAGGTGGGTTTGGATCAacatcaaataaataa
- a CDS encoding protein phosphatase, putative, with product MWNQLRDLENSQMENTNRKMISTNYRKYRSFIFIFIIMITCFGLIISYFALTEEPEDFELNCNDLNDKCVNYKYPNFKPSRLAVVDVNLRNKNIILRSNMPLFNGVFSEEMLRKEVKHIMEKSNLEYNDKMDINIISFLRNNSYEGCCYTIERCNINNINITNYNLLGTHINPYEVDSKIRDKELATLNWDSDNLIERVTDLSNKFNTLKNTIFFIHCRHGRDRTGEFVGAYRMLIKKDKFIDVIKSNEQMGIGSTNVYVEMEKWLCLYLEKVMGYSDIGCFNLVYNK from the exons ATGTGGAATCAGTTACGAGATTTAGAAAATTCTCAAATGGAAAACactaata GAAAAATGATTTCAACCAATTATAGAAAGTACCGaagttttattttcatatttataataatgattacaTGCTTCGGTTTGATAATTTCTTATTTTGCCTTAACTGAAGAAC cgGAAGATTTCGAGCTAAATTGCAACGATTTAAATGATAAATGCGTAAACTATAAATACCCAAATTTTAAGC cTAGCCGATTAGCAGTTGTTGATGTTAATCttcgaaataaaaatattatcttGAGAAGTAATATGCCCCTATTTAATG gtGTATTTTCAGAGGAAATGCTTAGAAAAGAagttaaacatattatggaAAAATCAAACTTAgaatataatgataaaatggatattaatattatatcttttttaagaaataattcatat gAGGGTTGTTGTTATACTATTGAAAGgtgtaatataaataatatcaaCATCacgaattataatttattaggAACTCATATAAACCCTTACGAAGTCGACTCTAAA ATACGAGATAAAGAGCTAGCTACACTAAACTGGGACAGTGATAACTTAATAGAAAGAGTAACCGATTTAAGCAATAAATTTAATACCTtgaaaaatacaattttttttatacattgtAGACATGGTAGAGATCGTACTGGTGAATTTGTTGGGGCATATAGAAtgcttataaaaaaagataaatttaTTGATGTTATAAAATCGAATGAACAAATGGGTATAGGAAGTACAAACGTTTATGTTGAAATGGAAAAATGgttatgtttatatttggaAAAAGTTATGGGATATAGTGATATAGGATGTTTCAATCttgtttataataaataa
- a CDS encoding small nuclear ribonucleoprotein F, putative, with the protein MSSRITPLNPKPFLNSLVGNRVIIKLKWGMEYKGNLKSFDAYMNIRLTSAEEWIRGEYKGTLGEIFLRCNNVLYIREDNESEKSED; encoded by the exons ATGTCATCG AGAATTACACCTCTTAACCCTAAGCCATTTCTAAATAGTTTGGTTGGAAATCGAGTtatcataaaattaaaatgggGGATGGAATACAaag GAAATCTTAAATCATTTGATGcttatatgaatataagaCTAACAAGTGCCGAAGAATGGATACGAGGAGAATATAAAGGAACATTAggagaaatatttttaag GTGTAACAACGTTTTGTATATTAGAGAAGATAACGAATCGGAAAAATCAGAAGATTGA
- a CDS encoding RNA-binding protein, putative — MVENGCSLLIRNLSFETSPDKVRKIFEHFGKIRDVYLPLDHYTRRPRGFGFVEYYDPKHAKEALNILNNSKIDGKEIRIIVAQNRRKSPDTMKKYHNNLNDSKYRSYKYENNIREKRRRISRYPSIDRSRDRSRDRSRDRSRERYNRKVKKLKYYKKGSRSLSSHSISSSSTYSSYETASQSISKSYSSSENYNDHDKKKKKYMYTKKVNIKKGINRETSSNYNTLSSEDSRCSNNSDFKKCRGKDKTVNFLNKNKYIYDKMKKSDFTEKKYAKKHSFKSCFSGDSDEEIEKNQKDIKKKKKKSSNTSKSSNSFSTERDNLVNKKNCENKDLSNNHELYENDSKEESQEKKSFEEGKDDTSKKVEENEENEENEESTLFNNDFKSSCSNNIISKNSENGENGENSQNSKHNNGGNDTDECESIEMHSKHNDKQNQGKTKYKRYSSKNSRSISRQSGNTNNTDIDDNSCKKNREKTDYDNSSCENTNLDTRKYKNNNLNKKRRIKDYSSSSSETCENRKDNKNDLKEDDEKDNSDHTNLKDENNEEKSIPKNGNIEKNNLSKNNNNNNAPSNDRDKSNLSSLSKIGSENEDNYKSKINQEKEESKIKKNTNSQINNESAQKNKRNIINNNDSDSINSENLNYHSKLRSRSSDKTYKGCQDKKEKNKYKKKQKTKKDFSSDSDSNFSKKNYEQNHRRSNKNKIVKSSNYKKKNNITISNNSNENNSLDSMSRSTSESSRGYNSSTRKKKKNNNKQYKKGMDKNKLKYKTENKKRRINSSSSLTRSSCSTMTISGS; from the coding sequence atggttgAAAATGGTTGTAGTTTATTAATAAGGAATTTAAGTTTTGAAACAAGCCCAGATAAAGttagaaaaatatttgaacATTTTGGAAAAATACGAGATGTTTATTTGCCACTTGATCATTATACAAGAAGACCTCGAGGGTTTGGGTTCGTTGAATATTATGATCCCAAACATGCAAAAGAAgcattaaatattttaaataactcAAAAATAGATGGAAAAGAAATAAGAATAATTGTAGCTCAAAACAGAAGAAAATCTCCTGAtacaatgaaaaaatatcataataatttaaatgattcTAAATATAGAAGTTATAAATACGAAAATAATATCCGAGAAAAAAGACGGCGCATTTCAAGGTATCCTTCAATAGACAGAAGCAGAGACAGAAGTAGAGACAGAAGCAGGGACAGAAGCAGGGAAAGATATAATCGAAAGGTaaagaaattaaaatattacaaaaaagGTTCTAGAAGTTTGTCTAGCCATAGTATTTCATCTTCATCTACATATTCATCTTATGAAACAGCTAGCCAAAGCATAAGCAAATCATATAGTAGTagtgaaaattataatgaccatgataaaaaaaaaaaaaaatatatgtacactaaaaaagtaaatataaagaaaggAATAAATAGAGAAACATCCAGTAATTATAACACATTAAGTTCTGAAGATTCGAGATGCAGTAATAATAGTGATTTTAAGAAATGTCGGGGTAAAGATAAAACTGTAAATTTTCtgaacaaaaataaatatatttacgataaaatgaaaaaaagcGATTTTaccgaaaaaaaatatgcaaaaaaacATTCATTTAAAAGTTGTTTTAGTGGTGACTCTGATGaggaaatagaaaaaaatcaaaaagacataaaaaaaaaaaaaaaaaaatcaagcAATACCTCAAAAAGTAGCAACAGTTTTTCAACAGAGCGAGATAATTTagtcaataaaaaaaattgtgaaaataaaGATTTGTCAAATAATCATgaattatatgaaaatgatTCTAAAGAGGAGTctcaagaaaaaaaaagtttcGAAGAAGGGAAGGATGACACATCAAAAAAAgtagaagaaaatgaagaaaatgaagaaaatgaagaaagcACACTATTCAATAACGATTTTAAAAGTAGCTGTTCAAATAacataatatcaaaaaatagtgaaaatggcgaaaatggtgaaaatagCCAAAATAGCAAACATAATAATGGTGGCAATGATACTGATGAATGCGAATCTATCGAAATGCATTCGAAACACAATGATAAGCAAAACCAaggaaaaacaaaatataaacgTTATTCGAGTAAAAATAGTAGGTCAATTTCCAGGCAAAGTGGCAATACTAATAATACGGATATAGATGATAAtagttgtaaaaaaaatagggaAAAAACAGATTACGATAATAGTTCCTGTGAAAATACCAATTTGGATacaagaaaatataaaaataataacttaaacaaaaaaagaagaattaAAGATTATTCATCATCAAGTAGTGAAACATGTGAAAATCgaaaagataataaaaatgatttaaagGAGGATGATGAAAAGGACAATTCTGATCATACTAATTTAAAAGacgaaaataatgaagaaaaatcTATTCCTAAAAATGGAaacattgaaaaaaataatctatcaaaaaataataataataataatgcacCATCTAACGACCGAGATAAATCCAATTTAAGTAGCCTTAGCAAAATTGGAagtgaaaatgaagataattataaatcgaaaataaatcaagaaaaagaagaaagcaagataaaaaaaaacacaaatagccaaattaataatgaaagtgcacaaaaaaataaaagaaatattattaacaacAATGATAGTGACAGTATAAATAGCGAAAATCTTAATTATCATTCTAAATTACGAAGTAGATCAAGcgataaaacatataaaggATGTCAAgataaaaaagagaaaaataaatataaaaaaaaacaaaaaacaaaaaaagatTTTTCATCAGACAGTGACTCAAAtttttcgaaaaaaaattatgaacaaaatcACCGTCGTagtaataaaaacaaaattgttaaatcatcaaactataaaaaaaaaaataatataactatatcaaataattcaaatgaaaataattcgtTAGACAGTATGTCACGTAGCACTTCAGAATCATCAAGAGGATATAATAGTTCAacacgaaaaaaaaaaaaaaataataataaacagtataaaaaaggaatggacaaaaataaattgaaatataaaacagaaaataaaaaaagaagaattaATAGTTCGTCATCTTTGACAAGATCTTCATGTTCAACGATGACTATAAGTGGTAgctaa
- a CDS encoding autophagy-related protein 23, putative produces the protein MIKGTQNIQIKKPIGNELLMGIKKMENELKDRNEEFEELSNNYREIYGLYLMTKKNLDESSNNFQGKICKLESVINGKNNEYMNLKANFEQVVEEKNKLEEDINEYEKAIYEINENLTSLKEAHIEELKEIQEEISNLYLEIEKSKEQLDTMQAECEDLRKLNHNKSNTINSLSKEIEALKEEKKQREDEMELIISCQNKVKMEMEYMNKEKDKLKDNEEKFLMEKKHFEIYKQQLEEDKKAIEKKNEELGKEKDRQENNMKNIIIKYSNLQKKVDDLSEDNSNKDTCIKENQNKINLLNDENKVLKNEVTNLNSKMQELKNELDCEQKKNTELMENVDNKTNEVSQRDSIIQILYNKLKEQENENLIFQNENISLKNHSKKLNTILENRKKEMEHIENGLCDKLTKLIIRRKIRDKDDLCFDGHPQSMLLKILWNGYIDICKNVLRSRDSYLFTQNRNHKFIRVYDTDMFLDITQESTNKCSISYKSETRGIFFVNDDESKNMIYVGPFSKYSGYNVAVSQKSNSLELISKSRNSYIFEELFTTKKGTKLILIKEKESGKYFGGLHNNLYFEKQKQKQNGVDKSYYNDAVNKLIDYMSNDKEENASMVLKKCNSEVKIENVGKVENVGKVENVGKVEKVGSAENVGKVEKVGKVENVGKVGSGEIGESGEIGESGESGEKEVIKGNEDSNKINVDHIKEKNDNKIEDENVHKYNIAKDMLLLSNSNCNSTTDNDSNIYYDMNNKYSCQELGQNDEDFEENNSSLKKYIGNNDSYNYNNISMYKCYIANSSCFNNTILTLTENKDEAILFEVFNYEQIVEYDSIKCASEYILQFLLNLKKTSSQDLSTISSVKHSNFISLNDEDWNIIPAYM, from the exons ATGATAAAGGGCAcacaaaatatacaaattaaaaaacctATTGGCAACGAGTTGCTT atgggaattaaaaaaatggaaaatgaGTTAAAAGATAGAAATGAAGAATTTGAAGAATTGAGCAATAACTATAgagaaatatat GGACTATATCTTATGACAAAGAAAAACTTAGATGAATCTTCAAAT AACTTTCAAGGAAAAATATGCAAACTGGAATCTGTgataaatggaaaaaataatgaatacatGAATCTAAAG GCAAATTTTGAACAAGTGGTagaggaaaaaaataagctTGAAGAAGATATCAATGAATATGAAAAAGCCATTTATGAAATCAACGAAAATTTGACATCTCTAAAGGAAGCACATATA GAGGAATTAAAAGAAATCCAAGAAGAAATCTCCAATCTTTATTTAGAAATTGAAAAATCAaag GAACAATTAGATACCATGCAAGCAGAATGTGAAGATCTAAGAAAGCTTAATCat aatAAAAGTAACACAATCAATTCCCTAAGTAAAGAAATTGAAGCCCTTaag GAAGAGAAAAAACAACGTGAAGATGAAATGGAATTAATAATATCTTGCcaaaataaagtaaaaatggaaatggaatatatgaataaagaaaaggataaattaaaagacaatgaagaaaaatttttaatggaaaaaaaacattttgaaatatataaacaacaACTAGAAGAAGACAAAAAAGctatcgaaaaaaaaaatgaagaattaGGAAAAGAAAAAGATAGACAAGAAAacaatatgaaaaatattataatcaaGTATTCCAACTTACAAAAAAAGGTAGATGATCTCTCAGAGGACAATTCg AACAAAGATACTTGTATAAAGGAAaaccaaaataaaataaatttgttgaATGATGAAAACAAAGTACTCAAg aACGAAGTCACAAATCTAAACTCTAAAATGCAAGAATTAAAA AATGAGTTGGATtgtgaacaaaaaaaaaacacagaATTAATG GAAAATGTTGATAATAAAACTAATGAAGTGTCTCAAAGGGACTCTATTATACAA attttatataataaattgaaAGAACAAGAAAACGAAAATCTTATATTTCAG aatgaaaatatatctttgAAAAACCATAGTAAAAAGTTGAATACAATTTTAGAAAATAGGAAAAAAGAAATGGAGCATATTGAAAATGGGTTATGTGAt aAACTAACTAAATTAATAATTCGAAGAAAAATAAGGGACAAAGATGACTTATGTTTTGATGGACATCCCCAATCAATGCTCTtgaaaatt TTGTGGAATggatatatagatatatgcaAAAATGTATTACGCTCGAGGGatagttatttatttacTCAAAATAGAAACCACAAATTTATTCGTGTTTATGATACAGATATG TTTTTGGACATTACTCAAGAAAGCACAAACAAATG CTCAATCTCATACAAAAGCGAAACCCGaggaattttttttgtaaatgaTGATGAATCAAAAAACATGATTTATGTTGGACCGTTTAGCAAATATAGTGGATATAATGTAGCAGTTAGTCAAAAAAGCAATAGTTTAGAATTAATTAGCAAATCTCGGAACAGTTATATATTTGAAGAATTATTTACAACAAAAAAAGGAACAAAattaattttgataaaagaaaaagaaagtGGTAAATATTTTGGTGggttacataataatttgtattttgaaaaacaaaaacaaaaacaaaatggTGTTGATAAGTCATATTATAATGATGCAGTAAATAAACTAATTGATTATATGTCTAAcgataaagaagaaaatgcaAGCATGGTTCTAAAAAAGTGTAATAGCGAGGttaaaattgaaaatgttgGAAAGGTTGAAAATGTTGGAAAGGTTGAAAATGTTGGAAAGGTTGAAAAAGTTGGAAGTGCTGAAAATGTTGGAAAGGTTGAAAAAGTTGGAAAAGTTGAAAATGTTGGAAAAGTTGGAAGTGGTGAAATTGGCGAAAGTGGTGAAATTGGCGAAAGTGGTGAAAGTGGTGAAAAGGAAGTAATTAAGGGTAATGAAGATagtaacaaaataaatgtagACCATATCAAAGAAAagaatgataataaaatcgAAGATGAAAatgtacataaatataatatagctaaagatatgttattattatcaaataGTAATTGTAATAGTACAACGGATAATGatagtaatatatattatgatatgaaCAATAAATATAGTTGTCAAGAGTTAGGACAAAATGATGAAGAttttgaagaaaataattcaagtttaaaaaaatatattggaAATAAtgattcatataattataataatatatcaatgtataaatgttatattgCTAATAGTTcatgttttaataatacaattttaacATTAACAGAAAATAAAGATGAAGCAATATTATTCGAAGTTTTTAACTATGAACAAATTGTTGAATATGATTCAATTAAATGTGCAtcagaatatattttacaatttcttttaaatttaaaaaaaacaagttCACAAGATTTATCAACCATATCTAGTGTTAAACATTcaaattttatatcattGAATGATGAAGACTGGAATATTATACCAGCATATAtgtga